One window of Sphingomonas sp. KC8 genomic DNA carries:
- the cobO gene encoding cob(I)yrinic acid a,c-diamide adenosyltransferase produces MHAPDAQQSDDDRHNEKMKKKQAAHDKIMVSKTREQGLLIVHTGKGKGKTTAALGMVVRAIGHGRKVGVVQFVKGAMTTGEKVVFDAFPANIEFKPMGEGFTWDTQDRARDIAVAREAWEEVKRMIADPSYHMVLADELNIVLRYDYLPLDEVLAVLTAKPEMKHVIVTGRNAPEALIEAADLVTEMTLVKHPFRSGVKAQAGIEF; encoded by the coding sequence ATGCATGCCCCCGACGCACAGCAGTCAGACGATGACCGCCACAACGAAAAGATGAAGAAGAAGCAGGCGGCTCATGACAAGATCATGGTCAGCAAGACCCGCGAACAGGGATTGCTGATCGTCCATACCGGCAAAGGCAAAGGCAAGACGACGGCGGCGCTGGGCATGGTCGTCCGGGCGATCGGCCATGGCCGAAAGGTCGGTGTCGTCCAGTTCGTCAAGGGCGCGATGACGACCGGCGAAAAAGTGGTGTTCGACGCTTTTCCAGCCAATATCGAATTCAAGCCGATGGGCGAAGGCTTCACCTGGGACACGCAAGACCGTGCGCGTGACATCGCCGTGGCCCGGGAAGCGTGGGAGGAAGTGAAACGGATGATCGCCGATCCATCCTACCACATGGTCCTTGCCGATGAACTCAACATCGTCCTGCGTTACGATTATCTTCCGCTAGACGAAGTTTTGGCCGTGCTGACCGCCAAGCCGGAGATGAAGCACGTCATCGTCACCGGCCGTAACGCGCCCGAAGCATTGATCGAAGCGGCCGATCTCGTGACCGAAATGACACTCGTCAAACACCCCTTCCGCAGCGGTGTGAAAGCACAGGCCGGCATCGAATTTTAG
- a CDS encoding ABC transporter substrate-binding protein, protein MHLIGMLVLAAAAISAAALSRNDKRPELPAMPQNIVSLNLCADQYLLALADRSQIAALTQFASDPAMSAAANEVRGLKQISGSAEEVLALQPDLIIASPTRRRETMAVLKGYRLHTFDLPSAENYTDVVVQIREVAQAVGHPDRGEALIARMDAALARLQPVHDAPVAAYYQRRGYLTGTDTLVDDLMTRVGLVNLADQLDRAKVSRLSIEQMVAAKPDYLIVEGGSEHATDRGNEMLRHPALAAIPRLRLPQAWTVCGGPAYVSATESLVAQMAGRR, encoded by the coding sequence ATGCACTTGATCGGTATGCTGGTTTTGGCGGCGGCCGCGATCTCGGCCGCAGCGCTGAGCCGCAACGACAAGCGTCCGGAATTGCCGGCCATGCCGCAAAATATTGTCTCCCTGAACCTGTGCGCCGACCAGTATCTCCTCGCCCTTGCCGATCGCAGCCAGATCGCCGCACTGACACAGTTCGCGAGTGATCCCGCGATGTCGGCGGCGGCAAATGAGGTGCGCGGACTCAAGCAAATTTCCGGCAGTGCAGAAGAAGTGCTGGCACTGCAGCCCGATCTCATCATCGCCAGCCCTACGCGGCGTCGAGAGACGATGGCGGTGTTGAAAGGCTATCGGCTCCACACATTCGACCTTCCATCAGCCGAAAATTACACCGATGTGGTGGTGCAGATCCGCGAAGTCGCGCAGGCGGTGGGCCATCCCGATCGCGGTGAGGCGCTGATCGCGCGCATGGATGCGGCACTGGCCAGATTGCAACCCGTCCATGATGCGCCGGTCGCCGCTTACTACCAGCGTCGCGGGTATCTCACGGGGACCGACACGCTGGTCGATGATCTTATGACCCGGGTCGGGCTGGTAAACCTCGCGGACCAGCTTGATCGCGCAAAGGTATCACGGCTTTCGATCGAACAGATGGTTGCGGCGAAACCCGATTACCTGATCGTTGAGGGCGGCAGCGAGCATGCCACCGATCGCGGCAATGAAATGCTGCGCCATCCAGCCCTCGCGGCGATACCCCGGCTGCGGTTGCCCCAAGCGTGGACCGTGTGTGGTGGCCCGGCTTATGTCAGCGCAACCGAGAGCCTGGTGGCGCAGATGGCGGGCCGACGCTAA
- a CDS encoding TetR/AcrR family transcriptional regulator, with amino-acid sequence MITLRPASAARRNNARQEQQRLETRKALLAAAVEVFGARGYLDTSVEHVLARANVSRAAFYRQFDSKLALVCALASDFVPNWRPVFDSLMVLSAPSIDDLEQWARLHIAFHRDNQAICGLLTQVAGLEDRLYWQLADQRDALITDLGQRFDTFRQAAEDPAMRLRARLLLAQIDETCFLIVRGRIPDPGHHAPRLIAEQIHALLQF; translated from the coding sequence ATGATCACTCTGCGTCCCGCGTCGGCTGCCCGCCGCAATAATGCGCGGCAGGAGCAGCAGCGACTGGAAACGCGAAAGGCCTTGCTGGCCGCCGCTGTCGAGGTGTTTGGCGCGCGCGGCTATCTCGACACCTCGGTCGAACATGTCCTGGCCCGAGCAAATGTCAGCAGGGCGGCCTTTTATCGTCAGTTTGACAGCAAGCTCGCGCTTGTCTGCGCGCTTGCGAGCGATTTTGTGCCGAACTGGCGCCCGGTTTTCGACAGCTTGATGGTTCTAAGTGCACCTTCGATAGACGATCTCGAGCAATGGGCGCGGCTGCACATCGCCTTCCACCGCGACAATCAGGCGATCTGCGGGCTGCTGACCCAGGTGGCGGGGTTGGAGGACCGGCTTTACTGGCAACTCGCCGACCAGCGCGATGCGCTTATCACCGATCTGGGACAGCGTTTTGACACGTTTCGTCAAGCCGCCGAGGACCCGGCAATGCGCCTGCGCGCGCGCCTTCTCCTCGCCCAGATTGACGAAACCTGCTTCCTGATCGTTCGGGGGCGCATTCCGGATCCCGGCCACCATGCGCCACGGCTGATCGCAGAGCAGATTCATGCGCTGCTGCAATTTTAG